A single window of Cryptococcus neoformans var. neoformans JEC21 chromosome 3 sequence DNA harbors:
- a CDS encoding SNARE binding protein, putative: protein MRLTIIAPDSVHEHEVSPSLLIQDIINIVEATADLPPAVIVLTSDAGTPLTDPTRTLESYGLNGETATIFLTPTGPPVASSSSIPFPDADADIERMRLQALGNPSLMNDLRERDPETFAAIQGGTQSFKKALQLAQSRQRDAEFEKQRQIEALNADPYDIEAQKKIEEAIRMEAVLENMQHAMEYSPESFGNVTMLYINVEVNGHPVKAFVDSGAQTTIISPECAEQCGIMRLLDTRFAGMAEGVGTARILGRIHSAQIKLGSLYLPCAFSVLEGRSVDLLFGLDMLKRHQCCIDLSTNTLRINNTEVPFLSEHELPDKARRRGEAQVAGEMGDAAGQGVKAGVASPKIGKKTFPGEGHALGAGSSTGPGTATGSASATGARTGGTASVPSPSNRWKEDDIQTLVNLGAPRAQAIQLLEASGGNVDVAASMLFG from the exons ATGAGACTCACGATTATTGCCCCAGACTCGGTTCATGAGCACGAAGTGTCCCCTTCCTTGCTCATCCAagacatcatcaacatcgtTGAGGCAACT GCCGACCTTCCCCCGGCTGTTATTGTTCTCACAAGTGACGCCGGTACACCACTCACGGACCCCACAAGAACTCTCGAAAGCTATGGGTTAAATGGAGAGACCgccaccatcttccttaCACCTAC AGGACCACCCGTcgcttcttcgtcttccatTCCATTCCCTGATGCAGATGCCGACATTGAAAGGATGCGTTTACAAGCGCTCGGAAATCCTTCTTTGATGAATGATTTGCGTGAG CGTGATCCGGAAACCTTTGCCGCTATTCAAGGGGGTACTCAAAGCTTCAAAAAAGCCCTCCAACTGGCGCAATCAAGACAAAGAGATGCCGAATTCGAAAAGCAACGCCAGATTGAA GCACTCAATGCCGACCCTTATGACATTGAAGCTCAGAAAAAGATTGAGGAAGCAATTCGGATGGAGGCCGTTTTGGAGAATATGCAGCACGCTATGGAATATTCC CCTGAGTCGTTTGGAAACGTGACCATGCTGTATATCAATGTGGAAGTAAATGGTCATCCTGTTAAGGCATTCGTTGATTCTGGTGCACAAACAACGATCA TTTCCCCTGAATGTGCCGAGCAATGTGGAATCATGCGCCTGCTTGATACTCGTTTCGCGGGTATGGCCGAAGGAGTAGGAACAGCTCGTATCCTCGGTCGTATCCACTCTGCCCAAATTAAGCTCGGCTCACTCTACCTCCCTTGTGCATTCTCCGTCCTCGAAGGCCGTTCTGTCGACCTCTTATTTGGTCTTGACATGCTTAAACGCCATCAATGCTGTATCGACCTCTCCACGAACACGCTCCGGATAAATAACACTGAAGTACCCTTTTTGTCGGAGCACGAGCTGCCTGACAAGGCGAGAAGACGTGGGGAGGCGCAAGTGGCCGGGGAAATGGGTGATGCGGCAGGGCAAGGCGTGAAAGCGGGTGTGGCGAGTCCGAagattgggaagaagacgttTCCGGGAGAGGGGCATGCGCTTGGTGCGGGCAGCTCGACTGGACCAGGGACGGCTACGGGGAGTGCAAGTGCGACAGGTGCAAGGACTGGGGGGACTGCAAGTGTCCCCTCGCCTTCAAATaggtggaaagaggacGATATTCAAACG CTTGTGAACCTGGGTGCCCCTCGAGCGCAAGCTATACAGCTACTTGAAGCGTCAGGTGGAAACGTGGATGTTGCTGCTTCTATGCTCTTTGGTTAG
- a CDS encoding cytoplasm protein, putative — protein MSSKPQQELAVPTHLPDPVLIIVMGPASCGKSTVGQDVADHFHIPFIDGDSLHPKSNIAKMSSGTPLTDEDRLPWLALIRSTAEKMCKEQSDEIAGKTRSEEDGGLGRAGVVIACSALKKWYRDILRGVVKADPPPAEDLNDALPDDAQVPATASLKTYFVYCYGTPELLKQRIASRKGHFFGQQMLDSQLAVLEDPSEEEGVTVANIDGTKEEVGERAVNGMKKLLGIN, from the exons ATGTCTTCCAAGCCTCAACAAGAATTGGCGGTACCCACGCACTTGCCTGACCCGGTCCTTATCATCGTCATG GGCCCTGCATCATG CGGTAAATCCACCGTCGGCCAAGACGTCGCCGATCATTTCCACATCCCTTTTATCGACGGCGACTCTCTTCACCCCAAATCAAACATTGCCAAAATGTCCTCCGGTACCCCTTTGACAGACGAGGACCGTCTCCCTTGGCTTGCACTCATCCGTTCAACGGCGGAGAAGATGTGTAAAGAGCAGTCGGACGAGATTGCAGGGAAAACCAggagcgaggaggatggtgggCTGGGCAGGGCGGGAGTGGTGATTGCCTGCTCGgctttgaagaagtggtATAGGGATATATTGCGAGGGGTTGTCAAGGCTGATCCACCTCCTGCTGAGGATCTT AATGACGCACTTCCCGACGATGCTCAAGTCCCAGCGACAGCATCTCTCAAAACGTACTTTGTCTACTGCTACGGTACCCCCGAACTCCTCAAGCAACGTATCGCCTCTCGAAAGGGCCACTTTTTCGGACAACAGATGCTCGATAGCCAACTTGCGGTATTGGAAGATCCGtctgaggaggagggtgtgACTGTGGCGAACATAGATGGGACGAAGGAGGAAGTTGGGGAGCGGGCGGTTaatgggatgaagaagctaCTTGGGATAAATTAG
- a CDS encoding potassium ion transporter, putative, giving the protein MKRPRFRVRKAFRKPKMPTVAEARDTWQKLKCHFNFFRIHLLVFTFIPIIAACIFYAANGSASGNANSGLTGRQKVTFIDSLFLCFSAMTTTGLCTVNLSALHPFQQVILFFLFIVGDYSFVSLIMVLVRKHYFRTHCEQLLINDLFRRIPTISYDTGAQGGLNYSSKSFKSTIKKLRGKNIAISGPIDGHKMDNFAEDGLVTAGDQEQHMMTDSPVDMTFEERGRRERAEASEIPADNQTPGPRVPSTLGKSTAALLNPANAAPPPATSSAQAEDHRSPFVDPLFQARQRLRTQTRAKSISAAQHGRSTSDHRPTPPHVTSDVPNHMGGGAIPPKRKNNVHIKDYSHHDQSQHPHLHTAAQIVTHHTIDPTRGLPIPFGHKNTGYGGFPSLLHIFHHFLPERAKQRLYRPVRRVGIVMHPTYAHEFENGHAGHEESWSEAIRGSVAKWMPEGLQGLVIGRNSRFWTEELDDEELEQIGGVEYRALKLLSSIVSSYIFLYQMIPFAILSIYFAKVDYWNSALLETAGEQAGTVNKTWFSLFLSASAYTGCGMVLTDEGLVPFQTCYLMIYVLIVALLVGNHALPIMLRFIIWIGTKITRKGVKHESLHFLLDHPRRCFLYLFPSHQTWYLLFILLAFTVVELFSFLVLNIGLPVVDSLGGWERFSDGLLQSLSVRASGFGIITISDMAPSVLFLYIIFMYVAIYPIAMSVRSTNVYEERALGLYEHDDPDTSGQDEPQFKGHRREVFSKYLMWHMRRQLAFDVWPLALAVLTISMLERGKLLDPQNSWFTIFRIIFECTSGYGTIGLTLGTPNNNYAFSGEFGTASKLVMIVIMLRGRHRGLPVAIDRAILLPREYSRIVKPSEGLQPTLSHSDPFTRASNEDDRSRPIEMELEEADRQG; this is encoded by the exons ATGAAGAGACCCCGATTTCGTGTTCGAAAGGCTTTTCGAAAGCCCAAGATGCCAACGGTCGCAGAGGCCAGAGACACATGGCAGAAACTAAAGTGTCacttcaacttcttcagAATACATTTGCTCgtcttcaccttcatccctA TCATCGCCGCATGTATCTTCTACGCGGCCAATGGGTCAGCAAGTGGTAATGCGAACAGTGGCCTGACAGGCCGTCAAAAGGTTACCTTTATTGACAGCTTGTTCCTATGCTTTTCAGCTATGAC AACAACCGGCCTCTGCACAGTAAA CTTATCGGCCCTTCACCCGTTCCAGCAAGTAATCTTGTTTTTTCTCTTTATCGTCGGCGACTACTCTTTTGTCTCTCTTATCATGGTTCTGGTACGCAAGCATTATTTTCGGACTCACTGCGAACAGCTCCTTATCAACGACCTTTTCCGACGAATTCCCACAATATCATACGACACTGGGGCACAAGGCGGTCTTAATTACAGCTCGAAAAGTTTCAAGTCAACCATCAAAAAATTGCGAGGCAAGAATATCGCAATTTCGGGACCTATCGATGGTCATAAAATGGACAATTTTGCAGAAGATGGTCTTGTCACCGCTGGGGATCAAGAACAGCATATGATGACTGATTCGCCTGTGGATATGACGTTTGAAgagcgaggaagacgagagcGAGCAGAAGCTTCAGAAATTCCGGCTGACAACCAGACTCCTGGTCCACGTGTACCCTCGACTCTTGGGAAATCTACAGCTGCCTTACTCAATCCTGCCAATGCAGCGCCTCCTCCAGCCACAAGTTCAGCTCAAGCCGAAGATCATCGATCTCCTTTTGTCGATCCTCTGTTCCAAGCTCGTCAGCGGTTGAGAACTCAGACCCGCGCCAAGAGTATCAGCGCAGCTCAACATGGTCGATCTACCTCTGATCACCGCCCAACTCCTCCACACGTTACCTCAGACGTACCGAATCATATGGGAGGGGGTGCTATCCCTCCAAAACGCAAAAACAATGTACATATTAAAGACTATTCCCATCATGACCAATCTCAACACCCCCATCTGCACACCGCTGCTCAAATTGTGACTCACCATACTATTGACCCCACTCGCGGTCTGCCCATACCTTTCGGCCATAAAAATACTGGCTACGGCGGGTTTCCCAGTCTTTTACACATTTTCCACCATTTTCTACCCGAAAGAGCCAAACAGAGACTCTACAGACCGGTTCGTCGAGTAGGCATTGTGATGCATCCAACTTATGCTCatgagtttgaaaatgGGCACGCCGGTCACGAGGAAAGCTGGAGTGAAGCGATAAGAGGGTCGGTAGCAAAGTGGATGCCAGAAGGATTGCAGGGACTTGTGATTGGAAGGAACTCACGGTTCTGGACAGAAGAGctcgatgatgaagaattggagCAAATTGGTGGTGTAGAGTATAGAGCTCTTAAACTCTTGAGCTCCATCGTATCGTCA TACATATTTCTCTACCAGATGATCCCCTTTGCGATACTTAGTATCTATTTCGCCAAGGTGGATTACTGGAACTCTGCATTGCTCGAAACAGCTGGCGAACAAGCTGGTACTGTCAACAAGACATGGTTCTCGCTCTTCTTATCTGCTTCCGCTTATACTGGATGTGGTATGGT ATTAACAGACGAAGGGCTTGTGCCTTTCCAGACCTGTTATCTCATGATCTATGTCCTCATAGTGGCATTATTAGTAGGCAATCATGCTCTGCCAATTATGCTGCGATTTATTATCTGGATTGGAACAAAGATCACCAGGAAGGGAGTGAAGCATGAGTCATTGCACTTTCTTTTAGATCACCCTCGGCG CTGCTTCTTATACCTGTTTCCAAGCCATCAAACTTGGTACTTACTTTTTATCCTTCTGGCGTTCAC GGTTGTTGagcttttctccttccttgttCTCAACATTGGTCTTCCTGTCGTTGATTCGCTTGGTGGCTGGGAACGATTCTCGGATGGATTATTGCAAAGTCTGAGCGTGCGGGCATCTGGATTCGGGATTATCACAATCTCTGATATGGCACCTTCGGTGCTCTTCTTGTACATT ATTTTTATGTATGTGGCTATATATC CTATTGCCATGTCTGTCAGATCTACAAATGTGTACGAAGAGCGGG CGCTCGGACTGTACGAACATGATGATCCCGATACGTCAGGTCAAGATGAACCGCAATTTAAAGGTCACCGTCGAGAAGTCTTCAG TAAATATTTGATGTGGCACATGCGCCGTCAACTAGCGTTTGATGTTTGGCCTTTGGCATTAGCCGTCCTTACGATTTCTATGCTTGAGCGAGGGAAACTTTTGGACCCACAGAA CTCCTGGTTTACTATATTCAGGATCATTTTCGAATGTACAAGTGGTTACGGTACTATCGGTCTCACTCTCGGAACTCCCAACAACAATTATGCATTCTCGGGCGAGTTTGGTACTGCTTCAAAATTGGTCATGATAGTTATCATGTTGCGAGGGAGACATCGTGGGTTGCCTGTAGCTATTGATAG GGCAATTTTGCTTCCTCGAGAGTATTCCCGCATCGTCAAACCCTCCGAAGGCTTACAACCAACGCTATCTCACTCCGATCCATTTACCCGTGCAtcgaatgaagatgatagaTCGAGACCGATAGAAATGGAACTTGAAG AGGCTGATAGACAAGGATAA
- a CDS encoding expressed protein produces the protein MPPSLVLFTTSQTPLAVRYPHPRKPILTVPPLLHRSLHNALDRDQPSAAFVVNAGDAGGVAQGTLYIPNLEELAKPSPLPVANGHAAPELVHDNIELTVKVHLIVSPTSTSPASARAEWVSEALQVFRKAKRLPLPDNLLIGFKGIDYRGIKTATGAEASVTPNTEIVPAELEEEVLKVWERVFAERGKLVKENGKLGSLYAPQGLLKKLTEREGEGRVKVNALDTPDCHHLPKDYTGYARKNGVELWAGGGGEGSDPLPSTHLQNVLQEFLPAIRKIIPEQQAKEFNKLDNPIPLRQDGLKFEDVETGVQVRWVLSYTVLSTTRNVVEDKGYIVAADLV, from the exons ATGCCTCCatctctcgtcctcttcaccacATCCCAAACGCCCCTCGCTGTCCGCTACCCACACCCTCGTAAACCGATCCTTACCGTTCCGCCACTCTTACACCGCTCCTTGCACAACGCTCTTGACAGAGACCAACCATCTGCGGCTTTTGTCGTAAATGCCGGAGACGCCGGAGGTGTCGCACAGGGGACGTTGTACATCCCCAACCTAGAAGAACTGGCCAAGCCATCACCTTTACCGGTAGCCAACGGCCATGCCGCTCCAGAATTAGTACATGACAATATCGAGCTGACTGTCAAGGTCCATCTAATCGTTTCTCCTACATCCACTTCACCTGCTTCTGCCCGAGCCGAGTGGGTTAGCGAAGCCCTGCAAGTTTTCCGAAAGGCAAAACGACTCCCCCTGCCAGACAACCTGCTCATAGGCTTCAAGGGTATTGATTATCGTGGGATAAAGACTGCCACCGGTGCTGAGGCGTCAGTGACTCCTAATACCGAGATTGTACCTGcagagctggaggaggaagtgcTCAAGGTTTGGGAACGAGTTTTCGCGGAGCGAGGTAAGCTTGTCAAAGAGAACGGCAAGTTGGGAAGTCTGTATGCCCCTCAGGGgctgttgaagaagctcacagagagggaaggtgaagggCGTGTCAAGGTGAATGCGCTTGATACTCCGGATTgtcaccatcttccaaagGATTATACAGGATACgcaaggaagaatggggtTGAACTTTGGgcaggtggtggaggtgaaggCTCCG ATCCGCTACCCTCAACACACCTTCAAAATGTCTTGCAAGAATTCCTCCCTGCAATCCGCAAGATCATTCCCGAACAGCAAGCAAAGGAATTTAACAAGCTTGACAATCCCATACCTTTGCGTCAAGACGGATTGAAgtttgaagatgttgagaCAGGCGTGCAAGTACGATGGGTTTTGAGC TACACTGTTCTTTCCACCACCAGGAACGTTGTCGAGGATAAGGG CTACATCGTGGCAGCCGACCTCGTGTAA
- a CDS encoding protein phosphatase type 2C, putative, which produces MGQTLSEPMTEKHTTDVVRGKQFWVGLSDMQGWRISMEDAHSVHLYLPPSSDDSKPHSPASDVPAQPEGSTVTNHNEPEVANAMFGVFDGHGGQTVAKFAGTTLHSRLSALDAYKSGDYITALTQAFIKTDEDLRADPSFLNDPSGCTAVVGLITTDGRIIVANSGDSRSVLGYQGQAKALSNDHKPTNEEETARITAAGGFVEFGRVNGNLALSRAMGDFEFKQNFSLAPEKQIVTVVPEIITHELDGEEEFLVLACDGIWDCLTSQQVIDFTRRAIANGDPLGKICENMMVKCLAKDSSTGGIGCDNMTVVIVALLNGRTPEEWQAWVKERVEQKVGHDTPESIPDVFPQNSGPSNSGFAGSGFRVAGGAGGLANIASILGASGITFRPAYDSDDDDDGIQLMGDGPVSPDKLSSPGLIDNEAVEGGTKPKDVTGQLEKEEEETMFGGEGKKGSVRLLDEDGDSSMDSDDSDSTTTGNDPAPQPIPSSSHQATHSPIPPNFSSIGSPTVPTPQELQGLQASNRSEPQGDAYSDAVKVEGLMDKSESPLNL; this is translated from the exons ATG GGTCAAACACTCTCTGAGCCTA TGACTGAAAAGCACACCACGGATGTGGTTCGAGGAAAGCAATTCTGGGTGGGCTTGTCAGACATGCAAGGGTGGCGTATCAGCATGGAGGACGCCCATTCCGTCCACCTTTACCTTCCCCCGAGCTCCGACGATTCCAAACCTCATAGCCCAGCAAGTGACGTTCCGGCTCAACCTGAGGGTTCTACCGTCACGAACCACAACGAACCCGAAGTCGCTAATGCGATGTTTGGTGTGTTTGACGGACACGGTGGCCAGACAGTAGCCAAGTTTGCGGGCACGACTTTGCATTCCCGATTGTCAGCTTTGGATGCTTATA AGTCCGGAGATTACATAACTGCCCTTACCCAGGCCTTCATCAAAACCGATGAAGATCTCCGAGCAGACCCATCATTCTTGAACGACCCTTCTGGATGTACCGCCGTCGTGGGTCTCATCACGACCGACGGCCGTATCATTGTC GCGAACTCTGGTGATTCTAGGTCAGTCCTCGGCTACCAAGGACAAGCCAAGGCTTTGTCCAATGACCACAAGCCTAccaatgaagaggagacagCGCGAATAACTGCCGCTGGCGGATTTGTCGAGTTTGGCCGAGTGAACGGTaatcttgccctttctcGAGCCATGGGCGATTTTGAGTTTAAGCAAAACTTTTCTCTTGCCCCCGAAAAGCAAATTGTAACCGTCGTCCCCGAAATTATTACCCACGAACTtgatggcgaagaagagttcCTTGTGCTAGCTTGTGATGGTATCTGGGACTGTCTTACCTCTCAGCAGGTCATTGACTTTACTCGACGTGCTATTGCCAATGGTGACCCCTTGGGTAAAATCTGTGAGAACATGATGGTCAAATGTTTGGCCAAGGACTCTAGCACTGGTGGAATTGGTTGCGATAACATGACTGTGGTCATTGTCGCTTTGTTGAATGGTAGGACACCAGAGGAATGGCAAGCTTGGGTCAAGGAGCGTGTCGAGCAAAAGG TTGGCCACGATACCCCCGAATCCATTCCTGACGTCTTCCCCCAGAATTCGGGTCCTTCCAATAGCGGCTTCGCTGGCTCAGGCTTCCGCGTCGCAGGCGGCGCTGGCGGTCTCGCAAACATTGCCAGCATACTGGGAGCCTCTGGTATCACCTTCAGACCCGCTTACGacagcgatgatgatgatgatggtatTCAACTAATGGGAGATGGTCCCGTTTCGCCCGATAAGCTCTCATCACCCGGTCTCATTGATAATGAGGCTGTCGAAGGGGGGACCAAGCCGAAGGATGTCACCGGTcagcttgagaaggaggaagaagagaccaTGTTtggcggagaaggcaagaagggcagTGTGAGATTGCtggacgaagatggagattCTAGCATGGACTCTGATGATTCCGACTCTACCACAACGGGCAATGACCCCGCTCCTCAACCTattccatcatcatctcaccAAGCCACCCACTCCCCCATCCCTCCCAATTTTTCGTCCATCGGTTCTCCTACGGTGCCTACCCCGCAAGAACTTCAGGGGCTGCAAGCGTCCAACAGGAGTGAGCCCCAGGGGGATGCGTATTCCGATGCCGTCAAGGTTGAGGGGCTGATGGACAAGAGCGAGAGTCCTCTGAATCTTTAG
- a CDS encoding expressed protein — translation MDGALDVLDLERRVLIEVAETVEKEMWEVDFWIGKKVEVRISEEKAKKMDEWYNKWLKARAAGKYKHLKPEWKWIGDAKEAQKVTRINGATGYSIGPAGSLHPHKLATAYLRSALATGEAELYSSSPVQKLTRTEDGELWQVDCGKRGTVKSRNVIVCTNAHTPHLFKGSDIDDFLTPFQGQAANVTPPPSFSGENYLDTTYTMEEGPYLIATTHAGIVLGLSHEVAVKKGILEKKDVFGNVDDSYVQPAAKRWLSEYCKNSFTNWGEEAPGEGAMRFWSGIMCATKDTLPLVGQVPSEQVPEGKNEGLYIAAGYHGHGMARIALTTKYVVKLATTGEWDEGMPESFKISQNRLERGRTAPPYITAVDKIGGATSKILNAVGIGGVQSVCR, via the exons ATGGACGGGGCTTTGGACGTGTTAGATCTCGAGAGGCGGGTGTTAATCGAGGTAGCTGAGACGgtggagaaagaaatgTGGGAAGTCGATTTCTGGATAGGCAAGAAAGTTGAAG TGAGGATTAGCGAGGAGAAAGCTAAGAAAATGGACGAATGGTATAACAAGTGGCTCAAAGCGAGGGCTGCTGGAAAGTACAAACACTTGAAACCTGAATGGAAATGGATTGGGGATGCAAAGGAAGCTCAAAAG GTCACCCGCATCAACGGAGCCACCGGATATTCTATTGGCCCAGCTGGATCTCTCCATCCCCACAAACTGGCCACCGCCTACCTCAGATCTGCACTCGCAACAGGCGAAGCCGAGCTTTACTCTTCGTCGCCTGTGCAAAAACTCACTAGAACAGAAGACGGTGAGCTTTGGCAAGTTGATTGTGGGAAGAGGGGCACGGTCAAATCGAGGAATGTGATTGTCTGCACTAACGCTCATACGCCGCACCTGTTTAAAGGGAGTGATATCGATGATTT TTTAACCCCATTCCAAGGCCAGGCTGCCAATGTCACACCACCTCCCTCATTCTCTGGCGAAAATTATCTCGATACGACTTATACCATGGAAGAAGGTCCTTACCTTATCGCTACCACTCATGCCGGGATTGTCCTCGGTCTGTCTCACGAAGTTGCAGTTAAGAAGGGTatcttggagaagaaggacgttTTTGGAAATGTCGATGATAGTTACGTCCAGCCGGCTGCCAAGAGAT GGCTCTCAGAGTATTGTAAGAATTCGTTCACAAACTGGGGTGAAGAAGCTCCGGGAGAAGGGGCCATGAGGTTCTGGAGCGGTATCATGTGTGCTACCAAGgacactcttcctctcgtaGGTCAAGTCCCTTCTGAGCAGGTACCAGAGGGGAAGAACGAAGGATTGTACATCGCTGCTGGCTACCACG GACATGGTATGGCCCGTATCGCACTCACAACCAAGTATGTCGTCAAGCTAGCCACAACCGGCGAATGGGACGAAGGCATGCCGGAGTCTTTCAAGATTAGTCAAAATCGGCTCGAAAGAGGTAGGACGGCACCTCCTTATATCACGGCTGTTGATAAGATTGGCGGAGCCACTAGTAAGATCTTGAATGCGGTTGGTATCGGGGGTGTGCAATCTGTCTGTCGTTAG
- a CDS encoding polyamine transporter, putative, with product MTEKNERQTAKPQDVEHFDESQHHNMAFEDFGLTKEQNQLLIDNYAYMWKKDDSGNLLIRSAKGDPTNPRSWPNWKRYAIVGLASLLNNLVCLCVSGYSTGIAQMEEEMGFSSEVGTVGLSLYVLGFAIGPMLLAPLSEYWGRRPVYLVSWTIFTIFQIPLALAQNVATILVCRFIQGLAGSTPLANTGGVVHDVFAVKEAGYAVAIYALSSADGPPLGNVISGFLAQNAGFRWLFWAYLIIFGFFLIVIFFCLPETRSTIILSRKSSKLREATDLPFYGEHELAKKAPGHLWKVTIFRPFKFLFTERITYLCAGINGFVYGMIFLSNEAFPLVFGPGNNGHGWTHSGVVNLTFGAYVVGSFLGFCLTPLQEAWYRKASKAKGRGDPEARWWSALWATPFMPLGLMVAAWTSYPDLPWIAPIIGFTMFGFGFYIILAAILNYVVDGYAHYSASALGGVVFVRNIIGAVFPLFSSQMFKGMGNQWALFLLSMVSFLMIPIPVYLYYRGKVVRDRSPYCAMHYNDEE from the exons ATGACTGAGAAGAACGAGAGGCAAACAGCTAAGCCTCAAGATGTGGAGCACTTTGACGAGTCTCAGCACCATAACATGGCGTTCGAAGATTTTGGATTGACCAAGGAGCAGAATCAGCTCCTCATTGACAACTATGCGTAtatgtggaagaaggatgacagTGGGAATTTGTTGATCAGGAGTGCAAAAGGGGACCCAACTAATCCCAGAAGCTGGCCAAACTGGAAGCGTTATGCTATCGTAGGACTGGCAAGTTTGCTGAACAACTTG GTTTGTCTCTGCGTGTCCGGCTATAGTACAGGTATTGCGcaaatggaggaagagatgggcTTTAGTTCTGAAGTCGGTACCGTTGGTTTAAGTTTGTATGTG CTTGGTTTCGCGATCG GACCTATGCTTCTCGCTCCTCTGAGCGAATACtggggaagaaggccaGTCTATCTCGTCAGCTGGACTATTTTTACGATCTTCCAGATTCCT CTTGCATTGGCTCAAAATGTTGCAACTATTTTGGTTTGCCGTTTCATCCAAGGTTTGGCGGGATC AACCCCCTTGGCCAACACTGGTGGTGTTGTGCACGACGTCTTCGCGGTAAAAGAAG CTGGTTATGCTGTCGCTATCTACGCTCTGAGTAGCGCAGACGGACCGCCCTTGGGTAATGTCATCTCTGGGTTTTTGGCACAGAATGCAGGGTTCAGATGGCTCTTCTGGGCCTAT CTTATCATTTTCggctttttcctcatcgtcatcttcttctgcctccCCGAAACCCGGtccaccatcatcctctctcgGAAATCGTCCAAACTGCGAGAAGCAACCGATCTTCCCTTCTACGGCGAGCATGAGCTCGCAAAAAAGGCACCTGGTCATCTTTGGAAAGTCACGATCTTCCGACCGTTCAAGTTCTTGTTTACGGAGAGAATTACTTATCTCTGTGCGGGTATCAATGGGTTTGTGTACGGCATGATCTTTTTGAGTAACGAAGCATTCCCTCTAGTATTTGGGCCGGGTAACAATGGCCATGGCTGGACCCA CTCTGGCGTGGTCAACCTCACTTTCGGAGCTTATGTCGTCGGCTCTTTTCTTGGTTTCTGCTTAACTCCCCTCCAAGAAGCTTGGTACCGCAAAGCCAGTAAGGCCAAAGGTCGCGGCGATCCGGAAGCCCGATGGTGGAGCGCTTTGTGGGCAACACCGTTCATGCCCCTGGGATTGATGGTTGCAGCCTGGACGTCGTATCCCGACTTGCCATGGATCGCTCCTATCATTGGTTTTACCATGTTCGGTTTTGGGTT CTATATCATTCTTGCCGCTATTCTGAACTACGTCGTTGACGGGTATGCTCATTATTCGGCAAGTGCTTTGGGCGGTGTCGTCTTCGTTCGTAATATC ATCGGCGCGGTTTTCCCTCTAT TCTCATCACAAATGTTCAAAGGCATGGGAAACCAATGGGCTTTATTTCTCTTGTCAATGGTCTCCTTTCTGATGATTCCGATCCCAGTGTATCTCTATTACCGAGGCAAGGTCGTCCGAGACAGGTCGCCATACTGCGCTATGCACTATAATGATGAAGAGTAG